The proteins below come from a single Procambarus clarkii isolate CNS0578487 chromosome 26, FALCON_Pclarkii_2.0, whole genome shotgun sequence genomic window:
- the LOC138368704 gene encoding uncharacterized protein: protein MRWVDGGSDGVDGGSVGVDGGAVGVDGGSDGVDGGSVGVDGGSDGVDGGSVGVDGGSDGVDGGSVTRFHFDGGFSHPTEPRGSVGVDGGSDGVDGGSVTPFSDGVDGGSVGGRRRCSRGSTEVQSGVDGGAVGGRRRFSRGSTEVHTGFSDFMDIFACFTTYSPAPGSASKNPRVPLKGLVPEKRFQEAVLFQERGSRKRSCSMKKVPGKRFQEAVLFHEKGSRKVVPGSGLVPGKRFQEAVLFHEKGSRKRYCSRKRSCSMKKVPGKRFQERGSRKEVPGNGNEGK, encoded by the exons ATGCGGTGGGTCGACGGGGGTTCAGACGGGGTCGACGGAGGTTCAGTCGGGGTCGACGGAGGTGCAGTCGGGGTCGACGGAGGTTCAGACGGGGTCGACGGAGGTTCAGTCGGGGTCGACGGGGGTTCAGACGGGGTCGACGGAGGTTCAGTCGGGGTCGACGGGGGTTCAGACGGGGTCGACGGAGGTTCAGTCACCCGTTTTCACTTCGACGGAGGTTTCAGTCACCCGACTGAACCCCGAGGTTCAGTCGGGGTCGACGGGGGTTCAGACGGGGTCGACGGAGGTTCAGTCACTCCGTTTTCAGACGGGGTCGACGGAGGTTCAGTCGGGGGTCGACGGAGGTGCAGTCGGGGGTCGACGGAGGTGCAGTCGGGGGTCGACGGAGGTGCAGTCGGGGGTCGACGGAGGTTCAGTCGGGGGTCGACGGAGGTTCACACGGGGTTCA GTGACTTTATGGACATATTCGCCTGTTTTACcacttacagccccgctcctgggtcag CTTCTAAAAATCCTCGAGTTCCATTAAAAGGTCTTGTTCCAGAAAAGAGGTTCCAGGAAGCGGTCTTGTTCCAGGAAAGAGGTTCCAGGAAGCGGTCTTGTTCCATGAAAAAGGTTCCAGGAAAGAGGTTCCAGGAAGCGGTCTTGTTCCATGAAAAAGGTTCCAGGAAAGTGGTTCCAGGAAGCGGTCTTGTTCCAGGAAAAAGGTTCCAGGAAGCGGTCTTGTTCCATGAAAAAGGTTCCAGGAAGCGGTATTGTTCCAGGAAGCGGTCTTGTTCCATGAAAAAGGTTCCAGGAAAGAGGTTCCAGGAAAGAGGTTCCAGGAAAGAGGTTCCAGGAAACGGCA